From the genome of Polyangiaceae bacterium, one region includes:
- a CDS encoding response regulator, giving the protein MSGAQSDAISLLVVDDDDVLRTQLVRAFADRGFMASGAANAREALELAAREAPELAVVDLRIGAESGLELLPRLLEIEPAMRIVVLTGYGSIATAVQATKIGATNYLAKPADVDDILHALEPNSSGSAANGEVPSLARAEWEHINRVLSDCGGNISEAARKLRIHRRSLQRKLNKFAPK; this is encoded by the coding sequence ATGAGCGGCGCACAATCCGATGCCATCAGCCTGTTGGTCGTGGACGACGACGACGTGCTGCGCACGCAGCTCGTGCGAGCCTTTGCCGATCGCGGCTTTATGGCTTCGGGAGCCGCCAATGCGAGGGAGGCGCTCGAGCTGGCGGCCCGCGAGGCGCCCGAGCTGGCCGTGGTGGATTTGCGCATCGGCGCAGAAAGTGGCCTGGAGCTCCTTCCACGCCTGCTCGAGATCGAACCGGCGATGCGTATCGTCGTCCTCACTGGCTATGGCAGCATCGCCACCGCAGTGCAGGCCACCAAGATCGGTGCGACCAACTACCTGGCGAAGCCGGCAGACGTGGACGACATCCTGCACGCCCTCGAGCCCAACTCCAGCGGGAGCGCGGCCAACGGCGAGGTTCCATCGCTGGCGCGCGCCGAATGGGAGCACATCAATCGAGTGCTGAGCGACTGCGGCGGCAACATTTCCGAGGCCGCGCGCAAGCTGCGCATTCACCGACGCTCCCTGCAGCGCAAGTTGAACAAGTTCGCCCCCAAGTAG